One segment of Lytechinus variegatus isolate NC3 chromosome 13, Lvar_3.0, whole genome shotgun sequence DNA contains the following:
- the LOC121426462 gene encoding uncharacterized protein LOC121426462, which yields MASKLSSDEEGAVCEEADCKSITDVTFYVKEKKKLCHDCALKKECIGIVRRGVPNLFCEKHEKVMDMYCKTHREVLCLSCAVIDHHEKPCVRQDIEDALRENKAKLTILQKAVMDKLELLQAYGIEIYQGKQVPDEHFKTIQNEVDSEIKEEIEADKAKEKEDADKIDKEVDGENEQHQEEIRKLQDKINQNNAKREERHNENRLNAEKRRKPIIDKQRILQNDIQNIAQEIERKIGELEKSWQDDTKSAEKAKETLDRILEDDKNIVIDGHRVHASVSEELKKQLNEGEVKEINRVVSGVRFVKGVGREKYDGRIDGYDGEWKLIDTINVRDKITFPCIVGCIDEDKVMITDRMIGRLHTYMLDLNSKTTQRVINGSDTSYIFSCAVLNDDKIVCGRGITGCTGDSLPGCISVYDRQWNHINDVTIPRNTTRTYVGVCVAIDQDGMIIAAEEGQSMIYVINPVNDEIINTITCKEEIAMCDVLSSGHIIAQPSTIDRRALIIDREGDHREIPHSDVILNVCVDRMTDDLYVVTSDDEYKTCVIDQVMSEGDMKKRRVASFPLSTRLENRLYHLAGSRVMMTSSGNMIACDGDNILIFKKRFIL from the coding sequence ATGGCGTCTAAACTCAGCTCAGATGAAGAGGGCGCTGTTTGTGAAGAAGCTGATTGCAAATCGATTACTGACGTCACGTTCTAtgtgaaggagaagaagaagctCTGTCATGACTGCGCCTTGAAAAAAGAATGCATCGGAATAGTACGAAGAGGTGTACCTAATCTCTTCTGTGAGAAACATGAGAAAGTTATGGATATGTACTGTAAGACGCATAGGGAAGTCTTATGTCTTTCTTGCGCTGTGATAGATCATCATGAAAAACCTTGTGTACGGCAGGACATAGAGGACGCACTACGGGAAAACAAAGCAAAGCTCACCATCCTTCAGAAAGCAGTGATGGACAAATTGGAGCTATTACAAGCTTATGGGATTGAGATTTATCAGGGTAAACAAGTCCCAGACGAACATTTTAAAACTATTCAGAATGAGGTTGATTCCGAAATCAAAGAGGAGATCGAAGCAGACAAAGCCAAGGAAAAGGAAGATGCTGATAAAATCGACAAGGAGGTTGATGGGGAAAATGAGCAGCATCAAGAGGAGATTCGAAAGCTCCAGGATAAAATTAACCAGAACAACGCGAAGAGAGAGGAGAGACACAATGAAAATCGTTTAAATGCAGAGAAGAGACGAAAACCGATAATTGATAAACAGCGTATTCTTCAGAATGACATTCAGAACATCGCTCAAGAGATCGAGAGAAAGATTGGAGAACTTGAGAAATCATGGCAAGACGACACAAAATCAGCAGAGAAAGCAAAAGAGACACTGGACAGAATTCTTGAAGAcgataaaaatattgtcatagATGGACATCGTGTGCATGCATCAGTGAGTGAGGAACTAAAGAAGCAACTGAATGAGGGTGAGGTGAAAGAAATAAATCGTGTTGTATCAGGtgtgaggtttgtgaagggTGTTGGGAGAGAGAAGTATGATGGAAGAATTGATGGGTATGATGGAGAGTGGAAGCTCATTGATACAATCAATGTCAGAGATAAAATCACATTCCCTTGCATTGTTGGATGTATAGATGAAGATAAGGTGATGATCACAGATAGGATGATTGGTAGATTACATACCTACATGTTAGATTTGAACAGTAAAACCACACAGAGAGTGATCAACGGTAGTGATACATCATATATATTCTCATGTGCAgtactgaatgatgacaagatAGTATGTGGTAGAGGCATCACAGGTTGTACAGGAGACAGTCTACCTGGGTGCATCAGTGTATACGACAGACAGTGGAATCAcatcaatgacgtcacaataccaaGAAACACGACGCGTACTTATGTAGGGGTGTGCGTTGCAATCGATCAGGATGGGATGATCATCGCTGCTGAAGAGGGTCAGTCTATGATATACGTCATCAACCCAGTTAATGATGAGATTATCAATACCATCACGTGTAAAGAGGAGATAGCAATGTGCGATGTGCTGTCATCAGGTCACATCATCGCTCAACCCTCTACAATAGATCGCAGAGCACTCATCATTGACAGAGAGGGTGATCATAGGGAAATCCCCCACAGTGATGTCATCCTGAATGTGTGCGTTGATCGTATGACAGACGACCTCTACGTCGTGACATCAGATGATGAGTACAAGACGTGTGTGATTGATCAGGTGATGAGTGAGGGTGATATGAAGAAGAGAAGAGTAGCATCATTCCCTTTATCAACTAGACTGGAGAATAGATTATATCACCTTGCCGGATCTCGagtgatgatgacgtcatcagggaATATGATTGCATGTGATGGAGATAATATTCTCATATTCAAAAAGCGATTCATCCTCTAG
- the LOC121426450 gene encoding uncharacterized protein LOC121426450, whose protein sequence is MASEFSSLVEGAVCEEAECKSVTDVTFYVKEKKKLCHDCALKKECIGIVRRGVPNLLCKEHDELIRLYCRTHNVALCYSCASIDHRQQQCVQEDIMIALKKNREDLSILKNRASDKSELCRIYGNEIHKTRQAKDEHLQTIQRGVDSEIEIAIERDTAREKEDADKIDKEIDGENEQLQKEIRKLKDKIEKNNEKREKRHEENRSIAEKRRKPITDKQRILHGDIQKIAQEIERKIGELEKSWQDDIKSAEKAKETLDRILEDDKNIVIDGHRVHASVSEELKKQLNEGEVKEINRVVSGVRFVKGVGREKYDGRIDGYDGEWKLIDTINVRDKITFPYIVGCIDEDKVMITDRNFGGTHTYMLHLNSKTTQSVIKGSDTYITSCAAVNDDKIVCGRYITGCRGDSLPGCISVYDRQWNHINDVTIPRNTTRTDVAVRVAIDQDGMIIAAESGQSMIYVINPANDEIINTITCKEKIVMYDVLSSGHIIARPSPSDRRALIIDREGDHREIPHSDVILNVCVDRMTDDLYVVTSDDERKTRVIDQVMSEGDMKKRRVALFPLSTTMGNRYHLTVSRVMMMSSGNIIACDGDNILIFKKQFIV, encoded by the coding sequence ATGGCGTCTGAATTTAGCTCGTTAGTAGAGGGCGCTGTTTGTGAAGAAGCTGAATGTAAATCAGTTACTGACGTCACGTTCTAtgtgaaggagaagaagaagctCTGTCATGACTGCGCCTTGAAAAAAGAATGCATTGGAATAGTACGAAGAGGTGTACCTAATCTCTTATGTAAGGAACATGACGAATTAATACGTTTGTATTGCAGAACACATAACGTAGCATTATGTTATTCATGTGCATCGATAGATCATCGCCAACAACAGTGCGTTCAAGAGGATATCATGATCGCactgaagaaaaatagagaagaTCTCAGCATCCTAAAGAATAGAGCGAGTGATAAATCAGAGTTATGTCGCATCTATGGGAATGAGATTCATAAGACCAGACAAGCCAAAGACGAACATTTACAAACTATTCAGCGTGGTGTTGATTCCGAAATCGAAATCGCGATCGAAAGAGACACAGCCAGGGAAAAGGAAGATGCTGATAAAATCGACAAGGAAATTGATGGGGAAAATGAACAACTTCAGAAGGAGATTCGAAAGCTCAAGgataaaattgaaaagaacAATGAGAAGAGAGAGAAGCGGCATGAAGAAAATCGTTCAATTGCAGAGAAAAGACGAAAGCCGATTACTGATAAACAACGCATTCTTCATGGTGACATTCAGAAGATCGCTCAAGAGATCGAGAGAAAGATTGGAGAGCTTGAGAAATCATGGCAAGACGACATCAAATCAGCAGAGAAAGCAAAAGAGACACTGGACAGAATTCTTGAAGAcgataaaaatattgtcatagATGGACATCGTGTGCATGCATCAGTGAGTGAGGAACTAAAGAAGCAACTGAATGAGGGTGAGGTGAAAGAAATAAATCGTGTTGTATCAGGtgtgaggtttgtgaagggTGTTGGGAGAGAGAAGTATGATGGAAGAATTGATGGGTATGATGGAGAGTGGAAGCTCATTGATACAATCAATGTCAGAGATAAAATCACATTCCCGTACATTGTTGGATGTATAGATGAAGATAAGGTGATGATCACAGATAGGAACTTTGGTGGAACACACACCTACATGTTACATTTGAACAGTAAAACCACACAGAGCGTGATCAAAGGTAGTGATACATATATAACATCATGTGCAGCAGTGAATGATGACAAGATAGTATGTGGTAGATACATCACAGGTTGTAGAGGAGACAGTCTACCTGGGTGCATCAGTGTATACGACAGACAGTGGAATCAcatcaatgacgtcacaataccaaGAAACACGACGCGTACTGATGTAGCGGTGCGCGTTGCAATCGATCAGGATGGGATGATCATCGCTGCTGAATCGGGTCAGTCTATGATATACGTCATCAACCCAGCTAATGATGAGATTATCAATACCATCACGTGTAAAGAGAAGATAGTAATGTACGATGTGCTGTCATCAGGTCACATCATCGCTCGACCTTCACCATCTGATCGCAGAGCACTCATCATTGACAGAGAGGGTGATCATAGGGAAATCCCCCACAGTGATGTCATCTTGAATGTGTGTGTTGATCGTATGACAGACGACCTCTACGTCGTGACATCAGATGATGAGAGAAAGACGCGTGTGATTGATCAGGTGATGAGTGAGGGTGATATGAAGAAGAGAAGAGTAGCATTATTCCCTTTATCAACTACAATGGGGAATAGATATCACCTTACCGTATCTcgagtgatgatgatgtcatcagggAATATAATTGCATGTGATGGAGATAATATTCTCATATTCAAAAAGCAATTCATCGTCTAG